The Tautonia marina genomic interval CGGTCAGTTCATCACGAAGCCATTCGCGCGCCTCGGATCGCCTACCCTGAAAGCGGAGGAGTCGAACCATCATCTCGCGGGCCTCGGCCTCATGAAGCCCTTTCCGATCCAGGGCATCGAGAAGGAATCGCTCACCGTGATCGAAGGCTCCTCGCTCAAGTGCAACGGCCGCCCTCCGGGTCAAGGCAAGACCGGCAGAACTCGATTCCGGTGGGACCCGTTCCCAGGCAGCAAGGGCGTCGTCAAGATTCCCCTCCAGCTGCTCACAAAGGCCGAGCAGGTACGCAGCCTCACCCTGACCAGCTTCCCTCGCCGCAAGCGGCTTCAGGAGGACGAGGGCCTGAGCTACATCGCCCCGCTCCAGATTCCGCTTTGCCTCGGCCAGATGCCGCCGCTCCGTCTGTTCACGCATGATCCACTGCATTCCAAGCACGACAGGAACAAGCAACAGCACGACACACACAAAGCCAATGGCACGTCCAGACTTTCTAGGCATAAACATTCTCCCGCAAACTCTCTCGATTTCGGGATCGTCGAACAATAGAAGTAAGCCAGATTAACGAGTCACTGAGAAAATTTCCTTGACTCGGGGGAATTAAACCCGTTTATTAGCCTTGGGGTCAAGAGTTCCATCAACATCTCTGGACGTTTCTTTTCGGGATTTGATCGAAAATTCGTTCAATCTTACGGGAATTTCCGTCGGATTGGATGGGCGCTGATTGTGCGCCGATCGATCCCGAATTCAGGGTTCAGCCCCCGTTCCGGGGCGGGCCAATGCTCTGCCGCAGTGTGAAGGGCCGGCGTGAGCCTGATCAATGACCCCGACCTGCGTCGGCTTTGGAATGAGAGCGACCGAACGGCAAACCTCGCTCCCCAAAGGAGACCGAATTGATGCGTCACTCCGCGATTCGAAAGTCCGGCTTCACCCTGATCGAACTGCTGGTGGTCATCGCCATCATCGGCGTCCTGATCGCCTTGCTCCTGCCGGCCGTGCAGTCGGCTCGTGAGGCGGCCCGACGTGCCCAGTGCACCAATAATCTCAAGCAACTCGCACTGGCCTCGCACAACTACCACGATACCAACGGCGCCTTCCCCGCGGGGAGTTACTCCCCGGACTGGCTCGACCCGAACACCTTCCCCTCACCAGACGTGTGGCACGATCCGAACAGTACGTGCTGCCCGTGGGGAAGCTACAGTTGGGCCGGTGCCATTCTCCCCTTTGTCGAGGGGAATAATGTTTACAACGCGATCAATATCGCCCTGCCTGCTTACGCCTTTACTGTTCCCGAAGTCTCGGGTTGGGCCGGTCCCAGTAATGAACGCGGGCCGGCCGGTAGCCTGGCCAACTCGACCGCCGCAGGGGCAATGCCCAACGCCTTCGTCTGCCCGTCAGTCGACCGAGTCCAGCCGGAAAGCCAGTTCAAGGACTACGCCATCAACGGCGGAACCGGGATGTGCTGCCCGGAGCGAACCCGGACTCAGGCCCAGCGCCGGGCAGTCGGCGATGGAATGGGCGCGATGAATATGTACGTCAAGATGTCCGAGATTCGTGATGGAACGAGCAACACGATCCTTTACACAGAAAAAGCCCACAACGGCAACCACAGTTGGGTTCCTTTGAATGCGGGAAGCAATCAATTCCTCTGGGTTCATCACGTCTCGCAGGGATATGTCACCGCCGCCGAGCACAACGGCAACCCCTTCCCACCAAACTCGACCTACCCGAATTCACGAGGGGCCTTTGGACGGCATCCGGGCGGCGTCATGGTCGCATTTGTGGACGGCCACGTTGCATTCCTCAAAGAACATGTCAACTTTCAAACCTATCGCGCCCTGTTCACTCGGAGCGGGAGCGAGGTGATTTCGGCAGACTCGTACTGACGAGTTGCTATTGAGATCGAAAACCCCATACCCGGGGCCCTTTGCGCTTACCTTGGCGCGAAGGGCTTCTCGTGATCCCGGAACCGTGCCTGGACCGGCGACCCTGGGTCGAACCTAGCGCCGTCGGGCGCGGGCCTCCACGTTCCCTTTCTTGATTCGAGTGATTCTGAACATGAACAACCGAAAGTTCGTTCGGGTACCATTTCTGATCGCCCTTGTTATTACTCCGTTAGCCATGGTGGGCTGCGGTGGTGACCCCGACGCGCCAGAAATCGCTCGCGTTACGGGGCAGGTCACGCGAGGGGGGAAACCTGTCCCGAACCTCACCGTCAATTACATGCCGACCGAGGGACGGCCAAGCTGGGGAATCACCGATGCCCAGGGCCAGTACGAACTCGAGTACAACGCCGATTACAAAGGGGCCAAGGTCGGTCACCACAAGGTCTATGTTGTCTTCAACCCGACCAGCATGGATGGAAGTGTGGGGAGTGTCGAGGGGCTCACCGCCGAAGATCGACAGGCCATTCAGGAGAAGTATGGGAGTGAGCAGACCACCGCGATGGAGGTTGATGTCAGCGAGGACGGACAGGTCATCGACCTGAAACTCGACTGACTTCGGCCTCGGCCGGAAGGCCGGTTCATCGCTCACCTGCATTGCCTTCGAGAGTGCGTCCCATGCGGTCCCAACCCCTCTCGCGGTCTCAGGCTTCCAGGGACCTAGGCTGGCCTCTGCCCCACCGCGCTCTGATCTCGATGGCGGTGGTGCTGGTGGTGGTGCTGCTGATCGCGACTGGCTGTCACGATCCTCTGGCGAGTTCCGCGTCCGAAGCACCACCGCCCCCTCCCTCCCATCCCGCGTCCGGGCCGTGGTTCGTCGATCGAGCGCCGGAATTCGGCCTCAACGTGGTGACGATCAGCGGGTCCCCAGAAAAGCGGTCCATCCTGGAATCGCTCGGGGTCGGTGTTGCCCTTTTTGATGCCGACGGGGATGGCGACCTGGATATCTTCGTGGCCTCCGGGAGCCAGGTCGTCGAGGGCGAGGTCGTGTCCGCCGGTGGTCCCTGGCTCTTCCGAAACGACGGGCCCGGGCACTGGACCGACACCACCTCGTCATCGGGACTGCAGGCTCGAGGGTGGGCCCAGGGTGTTGCCGTTGCTGACTACGATGCCGACGGCGACCTCGACCTCTTTCTCGCCCAGCATGGCCCCGATGTGCTCTGGCAGAACCTCGGGGACGGCACCTTCCGTGACGTGACTGAAGAGGCGGGCCTCGGCCACGACTCGTTCTGGGGCGTCGCCGCGACCTGGGGAGACTACGACGGTGACGGATGGCCTGATCTTTACGTCACGAACTATGTCACCGTCGATGCTGCCGAGCCCCCGCCTCAAGTCGGTTATCGGGGCAGGTCCGTCCAGGTGTTTGCCGGTCCCGAGTCTCTTCGGGGAGAGCCCGACGTACTCTGGCGCAACCGAGGCGACGGCACGTTCGAAGACGTCACCGAATCCGTCGGTCTGCTCAGTCCCGAGGGCAAGGGAATGGGAGCTCTCTTCGCAGACTTCGATCGCGATGGTGATCTCGACCTCTTTGTGACCAACGACACCCAGCCCAACGAGTTCTTCCGCAACGAGAACGGCCACTTCCACGAGGAGGGTCAGCTCGTTGGCCTCGCCCTCAGCGAGATGGGGAGGGCCGAGGGGAGCATGGGGATTGACCTGGCCGACCTCGACGGCGACGGCTGGTTCGACCTCGCCTACAGCAACTTTCACAAGGAAGGGACCCGGCTCCTCATCAATCACGAAGGCCGGATGTACTCCGACATCGCTCGTCAATCCTCGGACGCACTCACCACAATCCTCTACGTCGGATGGGGCATCGTTCTCGCCGACTTTAACCACGATGGCCATCCCGACCTGTTCCAGGCCAACGGCCACGTCTACCCGCTGGGACCGACGGAACGCTACGACCAGCCTCCCATGCTCCTCCGGAACGTGGGAGCCTTGCGCTTCGAAGACGTCACCTCAGACTGGGGCCCGAGCCTGGCTGACCAGCGATCCGGCCGAAGCGTCGCGGCCGGCGACCTCGACCACGACGGCGACCTCGACCTGGTCATGACCACGATCGATGGTCCGCTCCGCGTGTTGATCAACGAAGGCCAACGCCTGGGCCACTCCATCACCCTTCGTCTCGTCGGTCGTCCCCCCAACCGAGACGCTGTCGGAGCCATCGCCGAGCTTCAAGCCGGAGGCAAAACCTGGATCAACACCGTCCGCCGGGGTGGCAGTTTCATGGCCGCCTCCGACTCTTCGCTCCACTTCGGCATCGGCCCCACCGACTCGATCACCTCACTCCAGATTCACTGGCCCGACGGCACCTCCTCGCTTTTTCCGGGCGAGTCGATCCCCATCAACTCCTCGATCACCCTTTCCCAGGACGACCCCACCCCGATCGTCCTCCCGTATCATCACACGGGCCGATGATTCCCCTTCAGAGTGCTGGTTGATCCACACCTTGATCGGGTCGGATGAACCAGCCTCACTACAATACGGCTGGCTGTCACCACCTTGAACCATCAGATTCAATTGACGAGGGCGAACTCGCGCTGAAACCGACCAATCTTCTCAGTTCCGACTGGACTTCATCGTCCACCATGGCCCCATTTCACAAGTGACTCAGAGTGGAGCGGAAGGGGATCGAACCCTCAACCTCAGCATTGCGAACGCTGCGCTCTCCCAATTGAGCTACCGCCCCTGAGCAAAAGAACTTTACCGCATTTCGGGGGCGGGCTCAAGAGACGATCGCTTCGGGAGTCGCAGGAACTGCGCTCACTCAACGGATCTCCCGGTTGCGAGAGGGAGGGCAGGGGGGGTAGGGTGTCGGGCATGCGATCAGTCACCGCATGATCCCGCGGTTTCGAGCGTCACCCGGAGAGGAAAAGCATGAGTCGCGTCATCCGATGGGGATTGCTGGTCCTGGTGTTGCCTCTTGGCGGGGCATCGGCTCAGGAACCTCGGCAAGACCAGGGATTTCCGGCATGGCTCGTTCAGTGGGAGCCGGTCGACGCCAACCCGCTCTTTGAAGGTGAGGGGGGAACGGCCTGGGACGCCAAGATCCGGGAACGAGGTTGGATCTGCCGAGAGCCGGACGGTTCCTATCGGCTCTGGTACACCGGCTATAACGAGGATCGATCCCCCACCCGATTCCTCGGCCATGCCACGTCGCCCGATGGCATTGTCTGGACCCGAGATCCGAGGAATCCGCTGCATACGGATCACTGGGTCGAGGACATGTGCGTGCTTCGCCAGGGCGATCGCTATTACATGTTCGCCGAGGGAAAGAATGATGTCGCCCACCTCCTGACCTCCGCCGACGGGATCGACTGGAAGCGCCAGGGGCCGCTCGACGTCCGCCTGACCAATGGCCAACCGATCCCTCCAGGGCCGTACGGCACACCCACGGTCCTCATCAAGGAGGGGGTCTGGCACCTCTTCTACGAGCGAGGGGATCGAGGAGTCTGGCTTGCCACGTCAACCGACCTCCAGGTCTGGACCAATGTGCAAGACGACCCGGTCATCCCGCTCGGTCCAGAGTCCTACGATCAGACGGCCGTGGCCCTGAACCAGATCATCGAACTCGACGGCGTCTACTACGGCATCTACCACGCCAACGCCCACCGACCCTGGCGCGACTGGACAACCTGTCTGGCTCGATCGACCGACCTGATTCACTGGGAAAAGTATGCCGGCAACCCGATCATTGCCGACAACCGATCGAGCGGAATCTTCATCGAGGAACCGGACGGCTGGGTCCTTTACACCATGCATCCCGATGTCCGGCGCTTTGAGTCCACCGGATCGGGCGATGAATCGAATCGTCCCTGAAC includes:
- a CDS encoding glycosylase; translated protein: MSRVIRWGLLVLVLPLGGASAQEPRQDQGFPAWLVQWEPVDANPLFEGEGGTAWDAKIRERGWICREPDGSYRLWYTGYNEDRSPTRFLGHATSPDGIVWTRDPRNPLHTDHWVEDMCVLRQGDRYYMFAEGKNDVAHLLTSADGIDWKRQGPLDVRLTNGQPIPPGPYGTPTVLIKEGVWHLFYERGDRGVWLATSTDLQVWTNVQDDPVIPLGPESYDQTAVALNQIIELDGVYYGIYHANAHRPWRDWTTCLARSTDLIHWEKYAGNPIIADNRSSGIFIEEPDGWVLYTMHPDVRRFESTGSGDESNRP
- a CDS encoding CRTAC1 family protein, whose amino-acid sequence is MRSQPLSRSQASRDLGWPLPHRALISMAVVLVVVLLIATGCHDPLASSASEAPPPPPSHPASGPWFVDRAPEFGLNVVTISGSPEKRSILESLGVGVALFDADGDGDLDIFVASGSQVVEGEVVSAGGPWLFRNDGPGHWTDTTSSSGLQARGWAQGVAVADYDADGDLDLFLAQHGPDVLWQNLGDGTFRDVTEEAGLGHDSFWGVAATWGDYDGDGWPDLYVTNYVTVDAAEPPPQVGYRGRSVQVFAGPESLRGEPDVLWRNRGDGTFEDVTESVGLLSPEGKGMGALFADFDRDGDLDLFVTNDTQPNEFFRNENGHFHEEGQLVGLALSEMGRAEGSMGIDLADLDGDGWFDLAYSNFHKEGTRLLINHEGRMYSDIARQSSDALTTILYVGWGIVLADFNHDGHPDLFQANGHVYPLGPTERYDQPPMLLRNVGALRFEDVTSDWGPSLADQRSGRSVAAGDLDHDGDLDLVMTTIDGPLRVLINEGQRLGHSITLRLVGRPPNRDAVGAIAELQAGGKTWINTVRRGGSFMAASDSSLHFGIGPTDSITSLQIHWPDGTSSLFPGESIPINSSITLSQDDPTPIVLPYHHTGR
- a CDS encoding DUF1559 domain-containing protein codes for the protein MRHSAIRKSGFTLIELLVVIAIIGVLIALLLPAVQSAREAARRAQCTNNLKQLALASHNYHDTNGAFPAGSYSPDWLDPNTFPSPDVWHDPNSTCCPWGSYSWAGAILPFVEGNNVYNAINIALPAYAFTVPEVSGWAGPSNERGPAGSLANSTAAGAMPNAFVCPSVDRVQPESQFKDYAINGGTGMCCPERTRTQAQRRAVGDGMGAMNMYVKMSEIRDGTSNTILYTEKAHNGNHSWVPLNAGSNQFLWVHHVSQGYVTAAEHNGNPFPPNSTYPNSRGAFGRHPGGVMVAFVDGHVAFLKEHVNFQTYRALFTRSGSEVISADSY